From a single Xyrauchen texanus isolate HMW12.3.18 chromosome 26, RBS_HiC_50CHRs, whole genome shotgun sequence genomic region:
- the LOC127620142 gene encoding protein PALS2-like isoform X2, translating to MILTVGETFSNEAGSNSDAVGIRETGDGVPEFAEGADSPRAMQQVLDNLSELPATTGAKDLDLIFLKGVMESPIVRSLAKAHERLEDVKLEAVQENNVELVTEILGDISGLSVRDDSAAELSKILQEPHFQSLLEAHDIVASKCYEAPPPPEVTNNVAINNALMQADAVRMIGIHKKAGEPLGVTFRMDKGDLVIARILHGGLNDRQGLLHVGDIIKEVNGKDVGNNPTDLQEMLKECSGGITLKILPSYRDAPAPPQVYVQPHFDYNPANDNLIPCREAGLAFKRGDILQIVNREDPNWWQACHLVRGATGLIPSQFLEEKRKAFVPRDLDVTGILCGTMTGKKKKKIMYITAKNAEFDRHELQIYEEVARMPPFQRKTLILIGAQGVGRRSLKNRLVVLHPTRFGTTVPHTSRRPREDERDGQSYRFVTRLEMEMDIKAGRYLEHGEYDGNLYGTKIDSIHEVVNAGRTCILDVNPQALKVLKTAEFMPYVVFIAAPEFDTLKEMHKAVVDAGITTKQLADVDLKKTVDESARILRAYRHYFDLVIVNDNLDCAFETLQAAVDKLCSEPQWVPVSWVY from the exons ATGATTTTAACTGTGGGGGAAACATTCTCAAATGAAGCGGGTTCTAACTCTGATGCTGTGGGGATCAGAGAAACTGGGGATGGGGTACCAGAATTTGCTGAGGGAGCAGACTCTCCCAGAG CTATGCAGCAGGTGTTGGATAATCTGAGTGAGTTGCCTGCCACCACCGGGGCTAAAGACCTTGACCTCATCTTCCTCAAAGGTGTCATGGAGAGCCCTATCGTACGCTCGCTGGCCAAg GCTCATGAGCGTTTGGAGGATGTGAAGTTGGAGGCAGTACAAGAGAATAATGTTGAGCTTGTGACTGAGATTCTGGGTGACATCAGTGGACTGAGTGTACGAGATGACAGCGCAGCAGAACTGTCCAAAATCCTGCAGGAGCCTCATTTTCAG TCTCTCCTGGAGGCCCATGACATTGTGGCATCTAAATGCTATGAGGCCCCGCCCCCTCCTGAAGTAACCAACAATGTGGCCATAAACAATGCTCTCATGCAGGCTGATGCAGTCAGGATGATTGGTATCCACAAGAAAGCAGGAGaaccactg GGTGTGACCTTCCGAATGGACAAGGGTGACCTGGTGATTGCTCGGATTCTTCACGGAGGGCTGAATGACAGGCAGGGGCTGCTACATGTGGGTGACATTATAAAGGAGGTGAATGGGAAGGACGTTGGCAATAATCCCACTGATCTCCAGGAGATGCTGAAAGAATGTAGTGGAGGAATAACACTAAAAATACTGCCCAGCTACAGAGatgctccagcaccaccacag GTGTATGTGCAACCACATTTTGACTACAATCCAGCCAATGACAATCTAATTCCATGCAGAGAGGCGGGGCTTGCTTTCAAAAGGGGTGATATCCTGCAAATTGTCAACCGGGAAGACCCAAACTGGTGGCAG GCATGCCATTTAGTGAGAGGAGCTACTGGACTGATTCCCAGTCAGTTCCTTGAAGAAAAGAGAAAAGCATTTGTTCCTAGAGACTTGGATGTAACAG GAATCCTGTGTGGAACAATGACTggtaaaaagaagaagaagattaTGTACATAACTGCCAAGAATGCAG AATTTGACCGGCATGAGCTTCAAATCTATGAGGAGGTAGCACGTATGCCGCCGTTTCAGAGAAAAACCCTCATTCTGATTGGAGCACAAGGAGTGGGCCGTCGTAGCTTAAAAAACAGACTGGTTGTATTACATCCCACCCGCTTTGGTACAACTGTACCAC ACACGTCTCGGCGGCCTCGTGAAGATGAACGAGATGGTCAGTCGTATAGATTTGTAACACGGTTAGAGATGGAGATGGACATCAAGGCTGGCCGTTACCTGGAACATGGCGAGTACGATGGAAACCTCTACGGTACTAAAATCGATTCCATCCACGAGGTTGTCAATGCCGGGCGCACCTGTATTCTAGATGTGAATCCTCAA GCTCTGAAGGTGTTGAAAACGGCAGAGTTTATGCCATATGTTGTGTTCATTGCCGCACCAGAGTTTGACACACTGAAGGAAATGCACAAAGCTGTGGTTGATGCTGGAATCACTACCAAACAACTTGCA gaTGTGGACCTGAAGAAGACTGTGGACGAAAGCGCTCGTATCCTGCGGGCTTACAGACACTACTTTGACCTTGTCATTGTCAATGACAACCTAGACTGTGCATTTGAGACACTGCAGGCAGCTGTGGACAAACTCTGCAGTGAACCACAGTGGGTTCCAGTGAGCTGGGTCTACTGA
- the LOC127620142 gene encoding protein PALS2-like isoform X1 — protein sequence MQQVLDNLSELPATTGAKDLDLIFLKGVMESPIVRSLAKAHERLEDVKLEAVQENNVELVTEILGDISGLSVRDDSAAELSKILQEPHFQSLLEAHDIVASKCYEAPPPPEVTNNVAINNALMQADAVRMIGIHKKAGEPLGVTFRMDKGDLVIARILHGGLNDRQGLLHVGDIIKEVNGKDVGNNPTDLQEMLKECSGGITLKILPSYRDAPAPPQVYVQPHFDYNPANDNLIPCREAGLAFKRGDILQIVNREDPNWWQACHLVRGATGLIPSQFLEEKRKAFVPRDLDVTGILCGTMTGKKKKKIMYITAKNAEFDRHELQIYEEVARMPPFQRKTLILIGAQGVGRRSLKNRLVVLHPTRFGTTVPHTSRRPREDERDGQSYRFVTRLEMEMDIKAGRYLEHGEYDGNLYGTKIDSIHEVVNAGRTCILDVNPQALKVLKTAEFMPYVVFIAAPEFDTLKEMHKAVVDAGITTKQLADVDLKKTVDESARILRAYRHYFDLVIVNDNLDCAFETLQAAVDKLCSEPQWVPVSWVY from the exons ATGCAGCAGGTGTTGGATAATCTGAGTGAGTTGCCTGCCACCACCGGGGCTAAAGACCTTGACCTCATCTTCCTCAAAGGTGTCATGGAGAGCCCTATCGTACGCTCGCTGGCCAAg GCTCATGAGCGTTTGGAGGATGTGAAGTTGGAGGCAGTACAAGAGAATAATGTTGAGCTTGTGACTGAGATTCTGGGTGACATCAGTGGACTGAGTGTACGAGATGACAGCGCAGCAGAACTGTCCAAAATCCTGCAGGAGCCTCATTTTCAG TCTCTCCTGGAGGCCCATGACATTGTGGCATCTAAATGCTATGAGGCCCCGCCCCCTCCTGAAGTAACCAACAATGTGGCCATAAACAATGCTCTCATGCAGGCTGATGCAGTCAGGATGATTGGTATCCACAAGAAAGCAGGAGaaccactg GGTGTGACCTTCCGAATGGACAAGGGTGACCTGGTGATTGCTCGGATTCTTCACGGAGGGCTGAATGACAGGCAGGGGCTGCTACATGTGGGTGACATTATAAAGGAGGTGAATGGGAAGGACGTTGGCAATAATCCCACTGATCTCCAGGAGATGCTGAAAGAATGTAGTGGAGGAATAACACTAAAAATACTGCCCAGCTACAGAGatgctccagcaccaccacag GTGTATGTGCAACCACATTTTGACTACAATCCAGCCAATGACAATCTAATTCCATGCAGAGAGGCGGGGCTTGCTTTCAAAAGGGGTGATATCCTGCAAATTGTCAACCGGGAAGACCCAAACTGGTGGCAG GCATGCCATTTAGTGAGAGGAGCTACTGGACTGATTCCCAGTCAGTTCCTTGAAGAAAAGAGAAAAGCATTTGTTCCTAGAGACTTGGATGTAACAG GAATCCTGTGTGGAACAATGACTggtaaaaagaagaagaagattaTGTACATAACTGCCAAGAATGCAG AATTTGACCGGCATGAGCTTCAAATCTATGAGGAGGTAGCACGTATGCCGCCGTTTCAGAGAAAAACCCTCATTCTGATTGGAGCACAAGGAGTGGGCCGTCGTAGCTTAAAAAACAGACTGGTTGTATTACATCCCACCCGCTTTGGTACAACTGTACCAC ACACGTCTCGGCGGCCTCGTGAAGATGAACGAGATGGTCAGTCGTATAGATTTGTAACACGGTTAGAGATGGAGATGGACATCAAGGCTGGCCGTTACCTGGAACATGGCGAGTACGATGGAAACCTCTACGGTACTAAAATCGATTCCATCCACGAGGTTGTCAATGCCGGGCGCACCTGTATTCTAGATGTGAATCCTCAA GCTCTGAAGGTGTTGAAAACGGCAGAGTTTATGCCATATGTTGTGTTCATTGCCGCACCAGAGTTTGACACACTGAAGGAAATGCACAAAGCTGTGGTTGATGCTGGAATCACTACCAAACAACTTGCA gaTGTGGACCTGAAGAAGACTGTGGACGAAAGCGCTCGTATCCTGCGGGCTTACAGACACTACTTTGACCTTGTCATTGTCAATGACAACCTAGACTGTGCATTTGAGACACTGCAGGCAGCTGTGGACAAACTCTGCAGTGAACCACAGTGGGTTCCAGTGAGCTGGGTCTACTGA
- the LOC127620144 gene encoding gasdermin-E-like, producing the protein MFKKATKKLVQQTDPHGALIAASSLNDSKKLQPLMVVLKSQKVWFWQRTKYRPTSFTLQHLLLGNAIQPVLEETDFVKYQETYTDCVSGSAKVGGGGVAMTATGQGTIQLSLSRASLRKEDVNIQRLLMDSRGRKVDLCHPLIQQSMKRNMGFTLLKERIFTTCECTISCTELEQGSCLGIFGTSFAEMSMEGSGNLKSTIAIEIPPDTVMAYSVIEMSLSSDGYFDLCTEPSGIEDDDIPQNNLPGSTEVDGLLKQEIQEGSPLSNLKKALADAQTRFCSLDDLSDECHSSLLILLRQILLDRSILSALMDRLEVLSIDEAPCFFKDELSEEQSKIISAFLDLLKCEAFENGCHTAVFHPNGSSSKATKQSTQVLIAMHMLISGIEELTDDGLDLLGHFCTSEGLKSLKDLTNHLTANCRPLCKDIIPVFLQKEDEFHRAEELFKSCNVLLRKKDNVLSAEISSGEGFLPLVLCIAIHGLASLVRFSDGGCVKMENV; encoded by the exons ATGTTTAAGAAAGCGACAAAGAAGCTGGTCCAACAGACTGATCCTCATGGTGCTCTGATTGCGGCTTCCAGTTTGAATGATTCAAAAAAACTCCAGCCGCTTATGGTGGTGCTGAAAAGCCAAAAAGTTTGGTTCTGGCAGCGAACTAAGTACAGACCTACATCCTTCACTCTTCAACACCTGCTGCTGGGGAATGCAATACAACCAG TGCTTGAGGAGACAGACTTTGTGAAATATCAGGAAACATACACTGACTGTGTGAGTGGATCTGCGAAGGTGGGTGGTGGTGGTGTCGCCATGACTGCTACTGGACAGGGCACAATTCAACTCTCCTTATCTCGTGCATCACTTCGCAAGGAGGATGTAAATATTCAAAGACTTCTGATGGATTCCAGAGGCAG GAAGGTGGACCTCTGTCACCCTTTGATTCAGCAGTCAATGAAAAGGAATATGGGTTTCACCCTGCTTAAAGAGCGAATCTTTACCACCTGTGAATGCACAATCTCCTGTACTGAACTGGAGCAGGGCAGCTGTCTTGGGATTTTTGGAACAAGTTTTGCAGAG ATGTCCATGGAAGGGAGTGGTAATCTCAAATCTACGATTGCCATAGAGATCCCACCAGACACTGTAATGGCTTACAGTGTCATTGAAATGAGCCTCAGCAGTGATGGCTATTTTG ATTTGTGCACTGAGCCGagtgggattgaggatgatgacATTCCTCAGAATAACTTACCCGGTTCCACAGAGGTGGATGGTCTGTTGAAACAAGAGATTCAGGAGGGATCTCCACTTAGTAACCTGAAGaaag CACTTGCAGATGCTCAGACTAGGTTTTGTTCACTGGATGATCTGTCTGATGAGTGTCATTCCTCCTTACTGATATTGTTGAGACAAATTCTGTTGGATCGATCCATCCTATCAGCTTTGATGGATAGG CTCGAGGTGCTAAGCATTGATGAAGCTCCATGCTTCTTCAAGGATGAGCTGTCTGAGGAACAGAGCAAGATCATTAGTGCATTTTTAGACTTGCTGAAGTGTGAAGCATTTGAGAATGGTTGTCACACAGCCGTATTCCATCCGAATGGAAGTTCATCAAAAGCAACCAAGCAAAGCACACAAGTTCTGATTGCCATGCATATGCTGATCAGTGGTATTGAGG aactGACAGATGATGGACTGGACTTGCTAGGACATTTCTGTACTTCTGAAGGCCTGAAAAGTCTAAAAGATTTG ACAAATCATCTGACTGCTAACTGCAGGCCGCTCTGCAAGGACATCATCCCTGTTTTCTTACAAAAGGAGGATGAATTCCACAGAGCGGAGGAACTATTTAAATCATGCAATGTTTTGTTAAGGAAAAAAGATAACGTACTGTCTGCAGAAATAAGTTCTGGAGAAGGATTCCTCCCGCTGGTATTGTGTATAGCCATACACGGTCTTGCGTCTTTAGTAAGATTTAGTGATGGCGGATGTGTTAAAATGGAGAATGTATGA